One stretch of Croceibacterium atlanticum DNA includes these proteins:
- a CDS encoding phytoene/squalene synthase family protein — MPRPRLLAPSRILRSTPRQIGGGRSREALVRRARESIEKGSKSFAMASRLFDRHTREKAWLLYAWCRRCDDIADGQDHGGELKLDEADAKDRIEAIRVLTRRALDGQPTAELAFDALGQVAMEAGLTQDMTDDVIEGFALDAAGWRPRSELDMMRYCYHVAGAVGVMMAQVMGVPADDQDTLDRACDLGLAFQLNNIARDVWEDDAAGRCYLPMEWLVEADIPPGQHMKPQYRGKLVELVARMVGMAEQHEAAARLGAARLGFRQRWAILSAANIYGAIGREVRARGAAAWDHRVHISKTAKLRHVARAFREALRKPPEPEQMPRWTRGEILVAVRMAGPVAPIPMTPLPDDF; from the coding sequence ATGCCGCGACCGCGCCTTTTGGCACCCTCCCGAATCCTGCGATCCACGCCCCGCCAGATTGGCGGCGGTCGATCGCGTGAGGCACTGGTCCGCCGGGCGCGGGAATCGATCGAAAAGGGCAGCAAGAGCTTTGCCATGGCCAGCCGGTTGTTCGATCGGCACACGCGTGAAAAGGCGTGGCTGCTCTATGCCTGGTGCCGCCGGTGTGACGATATTGCCGACGGGCAGGATCATGGCGGCGAACTGAAGCTGGACGAAGCGGACGCCAAAGACCGGATAGAGGCGATCCGCGTCCTTACCCGCCGCGCGCTGGATGGCCAGCCGACCGCCGAACTCGCCTTCGATGCGCTGGGCCAGGTGGCGATGGAAGCCGGGCTGACCCAGGACATGACCGACGACGTGATCGAAGGTTTCGCCCTGGATGCCGCCGGCTGGCGCCCGCGCAGCGAACTGGACATGATGCGCTATTGCTATCACGTGGCCGGCGCGGTGGGCGTGATGATGGCGCAGGTGATGGGCGTTCCGGCGGATGACCAGGACACGCTGGACCGGGCCTGCGATCTCGGCCTTGCCTTCCAGCTCAACAATATCGCCCGCGATGTGTGGGAAGACGATGCCGCCGGCCGTTGCTACCTGCCGATGGAATGGCTGGTGGAAGCGGATATTCCCCCCGGCCAGCACATGAAACCGCAATATCGCGGCAAATTGGTGGAACTGGTCGCCCGCATGGTCGGCATGGCCGAACAGCATGAAGCGGCCGCCCGTCTGGGCGCGGCACGGCTCGGCTTTCGCCAGCGCTGGGCGATCCTGTCCGCCGCCAATATCTATGGCGCGATCGGGCGCGAAGTGCGCGCACGGGGCGCCGCCGCGTGGGACCATCGCGTGCATATTTCAAAAACGGCCAAGCTGCGCCATGTCGCCCGCGCCTTCCGCGAAGCGCTGCGCAAACCGCCCGAGCCGGAACAGATGCCGCGCTGGACGCGGGGCGAAATACTCGTCGCCGTGCGCATGGCAGGCCCCGTTGCACCAATCCCGATGACGCCCCTGCCCGATGATTTCTGA
- a CDS encoding TIGR00730 family Rossman fold protein, with translation MKRIAIYCGSATPGDPRYMELAYMVGETLARRGIGVVYGGGRLGLMGAVAKGALESGGEVIGIIPEALVGGEVANTDCTELHVVKNMHQRKQAFTDLSDGFLTIPGGVGTMDELWEAVSWAQLGYHSKPVGLLNAFGFYDKLIEFNRHMAEVGFVREAHRGIIIDDQALGPLLEKMAEYVPHRTIFEMKAEDL, from the coding sequence GTGAAGCGTATCGCCATTTATTGCGGATCGGCCACTCCCGGCGATCCACGCTATATGGAACTGGCCTATATGGTCGGGGAAACACTGGCGCGGCGCGGCATCGGCGTGGTCTATGGCGGCGGCAGGCTGGGCCTGATGGGCGCCGTGGCCAAGGGCGCGCTGGAAAGCGGCGGCGAAGTGATAGGCATCATCCCCGAAGCGCTGGTGGGCGGTGAAGTGGCCAATACCGACTGCACCGAACTGCATGTCGTCAAGAACATGCACCAGCGCAAACAGGCCTTTACCGATCTTTCGGACGGGTTCCTCACCATCCCCGGCGGCGTGGGGACGATGGACGAATTGTGGGAAGCGGTCAGCTGGGCCCAGCTTGGCTATCATTCCAAGCCGGTCGGCCTGCTGAACGCCTTCGGCTTTTACGACAAGCTGATCGAATTCAATCGCCACATGGCTGAAGTCGGCTTCGTGCGCGAGGCGCATCGCGGGATCATCATCGACGATCAGGCGTTGGGCCCGTTACTGGAAAAGATGGCCGAATACGTGCCCCATCGGACGATTTTCGAAATGAAGGCGGAGGATCTGTAA
- a CDS encoding phytoene desaturase, producing the protein MMNDKGSTGKRACVIGSGFGGLALAIRLQSAGVATTIVEARDKPGGRAYFWERDGFTFDAGPTVITDPDCLKELWQLTGHDIAEDVELMPVFPFYRLNWPDGTNFDYSNDERDLRNQIAKLDPGDIAGYEAFLNYSAAVFEEGYVKLGTVPFLDFKSMIKAAPALAKQQAWRSVYGMVSKYVRNEKLREALSFHTLLVGGNPMTTSSIYALIHKLEKDGGVWWARGGTNRLVAGMVRHFERLGGTIRLADPAVKVHTLGNRATEVETASGWRMAFDAVASNGDIVHTYRELLGQTQRGSTYGRKLTQKKFSPSLFVVHFGIEGNWPGIPHHMILFGPRYKGLLDDIYVNGVLPQDFSIYLHHPTVTDPSMAPEGKSTFYALVPVAHMGKLAVDWKTLGPVLEKRVLDEVGRRLIPDIHDRVLTSFHYTPRDFAHDLGAHLGSAFSLEPVLTQSAFFRGHNRDDVFRNFYLVGAGTHPGAGIPGVVGSAKATAGLMLEDMNQ; encoded by the coding sequence ATGATGAATGACAAGGGATCGACCGGAAAGCGGGCCTGCGTGATCGGGTCCGGCTTTGGCGGGCTGGCGCTGGCCATCCGCCTGCAATCGGCGGGCGTGGCAACCACCATTGTCGAAGCGCGCGACAAGCCCGGCGGCCGCGCCTATTTCTGGGAAAGGGACGGCTTCACATTCGATGCCGGGCCCACGGTGATCACCGATCCCGATTGCCTGAAGGAATTGTGGCAATTGACCGGCCACGACATCGCCGAAGATGTCGAACTGATGCCGGTCTTCCCCTTCTATCGCCTGAACTGGCCGGACGGCACGAATTTCGATTATTCGAATGACGAACGGGATCTGCGCAACCAGATCGCCAAGCTCGATCCCGGCGATATCGCCGGATACGAAGCCTTCCTCAACTATTCCGCCGCCGTTTTCGAAGAAGGCTATGTGAAGCTGGGCACGGTCCCCTTCCTTGACTTCAAGAGCATGATCAAGGCGGCCCCGGCGCTGGCCAAGCAGCAGGCCTGGCGTTCCGTCTATGGCATGGTCAGCAAATATGTCCGCAACGAGAAGCTGCGCGAAGCGCTGAGTTTCCATACCTTGCTGGTCGGCGGCAATCCGATGACCACCAGTTCGATCTATGCCCTGATCCACAAGCTGGAAAAGGATGGCGGCGTGTGGTGGGCGCGTGGCGGAACCAACCGGCTGGTGGCGGGCATGGTGCGCCATTTTGAAAGGCTGGGCGGCACCATCCGGCTGGCCGATCCGGCGGTGAAGGTCCACACGCTGGGCAACCGCGCGACCGAGGTGGAAACCGCCAGCGGCTGGCGCATGGCATTCGATGCAGTCGCCAGCAATGGCGACATCGTGCACACCTATCGCGAATTGCTGGGCCAGACGCAGCGCGGCAGCACTTATGGCCGCAAGCTGACGCAGAAGAAATTCAGCCCCTCCCTGTTCGTCGTCCATTTCGGGATCGAGGGGAACTGGCCGGGCATCCCCCATCACATGATCCTGTTCGGCCCGCGCTATAAGGGCCTGCTGGACGATATTTACGTCAATGGCGTGCTGCCGCAGGATTTCTCGATCTATCTCCACCACCCGACGGTGACGGATCCATCCATGGCGCCGGAAGGCAAGAGCACCTTCTATGCGCTGGTCCCGGTGGCCCATATGGGCAAGCTGGCGGTGGATTGGAAAACACTCGGCCCCGTGCTGGAAAAGCGGGTGCTGGACGAAGTCGGCCGGCGGCTGATCCCCGATATTCACGACCGGGTGCTGACCAGTTTCCATTACACACCGCGCGATTTCGCGCATGATCTGGGCGCCCATCTGGGCAGCGCCTTCAGCCTGGAGCCGGTGCTGACGCAAAGCGCCTTCTTCCGCGGGCATAATCGTGACGATGTGTTCAGAAATTTCTACCTGGTCGGTGCGGGCACCCATCCCGGCGCCGGCATTCCCGGCGTGGTCGGCAGTGCCAAGGCCACGGCCGGATTGATGCTTGAGGATATGAATCAGTGA
- the crtY gene encoding lycopene beta-cyclase CrtY, with the protein MNGRDCDIAIAGGGLAGGLIALALARLRPDVSVRLLEAGTVPGGNHRWSWFASDLSPAARDLMNPFRKSRWEGGYDVRFPAHERHLATSYRSLTSLDFAYALQRELAPGTLRVNAVVATLDAGGVTLESGVRITARTVIDCRGFTPTAHLSGGWQVFMGRHLRMAEMHGVHRPIIMDARVAQHGGYRFLYVLPTGTNELFLEDTYYQDGPLLDRGALSARLDEYARAHGWVGETISSETGVLPVITGGDFGAWQASQRVPGVGMAGAKGGFVHPLTSYTLPFAAQTALAIVAGADLPGEEMSAMLEDRARAHWRATRFYRQLGGMLFGAAKPEERYRVFQRFYRLPEPLIERFYAARSTRADRMRILCGKPPVPIAGALRALATSRPALQEPA; encoded by the coding sequence ATGAACGGGCGCGACTGCGACATTGCCATTGCGGGTGGCGGGCTGGCCGGGGGGCTGATTGCCCTGGCGCTGGCGCGCCTGCGCCCGGATGTTTCGGTAAGGCTGCTGGAAGCCGGCACCGTGCCGGGCGGCAACCACCGCTGGAGCTGGTTCGCCAGCGACCTTTCCCCGGCCGCGCGCGATCTGATGAACCCGTTCCGCAAATCGCGCTGGGAAGGCGGATATGACGTTCGATTCCCCGCGCATGAACGGCATCTGGCAACGTCCTATCGTTCGCTGACCTCGCTCGATTTCGCCTATGCGCTGCAACGTGAACTGGCGCCGGGAACGCTGCGGGTGAATGCCGTTGTCGCCACTCTCGATGCGGGCGGCGTCACACTGGAAAGCGGGGTACGGATCACGGCCCGCACGGTGATAGATTGCCGGGGGTTCACGCCGACCGCGCATCTTTCGGGCGGGTGGCAAGTGTTCATGGGCCGCCACCTGCGAATGGCGGAAATGCACGGCGTCCACCGTCCAATCATCATGGATGCCCGCGTCGCGCAGCATGGCGGCTATCGCTTCCTCTATGTCCTGCCCACCGGCACGAACGAACTGTTCCTGGAAGATACCTATTACCAGGATGGCCCGCTGCTGGACCGGGGGGCGCTTTCCGCCCGGCTCGATGAATATGCCAGGGCCCATGGCTGGGTGGGGGAAACGATCTCTTCCGAAACCGGGGTGCTGCCAGTCATTACCGGGGGCGATTTCGGGGCATGGCAGGCCAGCCAGCGTGTTCCCGGCGTCGGCATGGCGGGGGCGAAGGGAGGTTTCGTCCATCCGTTGACCAGCTATACGCTGCCTTTTGCAGCACAGACTGCCCTCGCCATCGTGGCCGGGGCAGACCTTCCCGGAGAAGAGATGAGCGCGATGCTGGAAGATCGTGCCCGCGCCCACTGGCGGGCGACACGTTTCTATCGCCAGCTTGGCGGCATGTTGTTCGGCGCCGCCAAGCCCGAGGAAAGATACCGCGTGTTCCAGCGATTCTATCGTCTGCCGGAACCGCTGATTGAAAGATTCTATGCCGCCCGCTCCACAAGGGCGGACCGGATGCGCATTTTATGCGGGAAACCACCCGTGCCGATTGCCGGGGCGCTGCGCGCCCTCGCCACGTCGCGCCCCGCCCTGCAGGAGCCAGCATGA
- a CDS encoding DUF2585 domain-containing protein produces the protein MTRLLPHRSALIATLAIFLGAVAVLFAMGRPPICTCGHVALWHGTVQSAGNSQHITDWYSPSHFTHGLIMYFASWLLWSRWRLFGGRPARWAMPIAVLVEAAWEVLENTPMIIDRYREVTISWGYVGDSIVNSAADIGWMAAGFLYAAKLPWKASLATGIALELFTAWMIRDNLALNVLMLVWPLEAVRQWQAMG, from the coding sequence ATGACGCGACTTCTGCCGCACCGATCCGCCCTGATTGCCACGCTGGCCATTTTCCTGGGGGCGGTGGCGGTGCTGTTCGCCATGGGCAGGCCGCCCATCTGCACTTGCGGCCATGTGGCGCTGTGGCACGGCACGGTGCAATCGGCGGGCAACAGCCAGCATATTACCGATTGGTATTCGCCCAGCCACTTCACCCACGGGTTGATCATGTATTTCGCTTCATGGCTGCTGTGGAGCCGCTGGCGCCTGTTCGGCGGCAGGCCCGCGCGCTGGGCCATGCCGATCGCGGTGTTGGTGGAGGCAGCATGGGAAGTGCTGGAGAACACGCCCATGATAATCGACCGCTATCGCGAAGTTACGATCAGCTGGGGCTATGTGGGTGACAGTATCGTCAATTCCGCCGCCGATATCGGTTGGATGGCAGCAGGCTTCCTATATGCGGCGAAATTGCCGTGGAAGGCCAGCCTGGCCACCGGCATCGCACTGGAATTATTCACTGCCTGGATGATCCGGGACAATCTGGCGCTGAACGTGCTGATGCTGGTCTGGCCGCTGGAGGCCGTGCGCCAGTGGCAGGCGATGGGCTGA